CCTGGGCGACCAGCGGGCCGCGCTGGCCGCGTTCGCCGAGCGGCTGGCTCCCGGCGGCACGCTCGCCCTGCTGGAGGGCGGTCTGCCGGCCCGCTTCCTGCCCCGCGACATCGGCTTCGGCCGCCCCGGGCTCCAGGCCCGGCTGGACGCCGTCGAGGCCGAGTGGTTCACCCGGATGCGGGAGGGGCTGCCGGGCTCGGTCGCCGAGACCGAGGACTGGCCGGAGCTGCTGGCCTCGGCAGGGCTGAAGCCCACCGGCACCCGCACCTTCCTGCTGGACCTGCCGGCCCCGGTCTCCGGGCCGGCCCGCGCCTATGTGGCCGCGACCCTGGCCCGGATGCGGGAGGGCACGGCCGAGGAACTCGCCGCCGACGACCTGGCCGCCCTCGACCGGCTGCTGGACCCGGAGGACGAGGCGAGCGTGCACCGCAGGAAGGACGTCTTCGTACTGAAGGCGCACACCGTGCACACGGCCGTCCGCACCGCCTGACGCCCACGGCCCGACGCCCACGGCCCGACGCACATGGCCTGAAGCGCACGGCACCGCGGACGGGGGCGGGCGGGCCCGGTGCCGTGCACCGGACCCGCCCGCCCCCGTCCGCTCAGTTGGCCGCGATGAACTGCTTGGCGAGCTGGTCGCCGAGGGTGACGGCCGCGCTATGGCTCTCGATGGGCGACGCCTTGGAGTTCTTGAACAGGATGTACGTCACGCCGGAGTCGGCACCGCCGGTCTCCGGGTCGGGGTCGATACCGAGGGCCTTGGCGGTGGCGTACGACGCCTCGCCGATGATCTTGTTCGGTCCGGTGTCGCCGACGACGGCGTACTCGACCTTGTTGTTGTAGATGACGGCGACCACGCCGCCGCCCTTGATGCCGGAGTCGGCGTAGTTCCAGATGCTGCTGGAGCTGGGCACCACGACGTACGGCAGCGACTCCGCCTTGAGCGGCTTGCCGTCGGACTGGTGGAACCGCGTGTCGTCCTGGTACCAGGGGTCGCGGTCCTCGTTGCAGTTGGTGGTGCGCTGCCCGTCGCAGTCGATGTCCATGTCGGCCTTCCAGAACACCGCGCCGTTCTTGCCGCACACGGGGACGGTGGCCGAGGTCTCGTCGTCGGTCTTGTACTTGCCGTTGGAGATCTGCGAACAGGACTTCACCTTGGCGAGCAGGTCGGCCGCGCTGACCGAGCCCTCCTGGGCGGAGCGGGGCGCGGTGGCGCCGGAGGCGTTGGCGGGGAGCACTCCGGCGGCGAGCAGGGCGGCTCCGGAGGCGGCGGCGAGGGCCAGAGTTCGTACGCGCACGGTGGGGGGAACCCTTCTGTTAGGAAACTTTCCTGACCGGGTGTGATACAAGGTGGCCCCTTGGCCATGTGCGCGTCAAGGGTGGCGTACGGGGATGTTCGGACCGCGGGGACGGGAAGTGCCCCGCCGCCACCGCCGTGCGGCGGTGGTGCCGGGGCACTCGGGAGGAACGGGCCGGGGCCGGCCCGCCGGGTCAGACGACCTCGAACTCCGCCGGATGCGGACCGAGCCGCCGGTCCTCGTTCAGGGCGCTGATCGCCGCGAGGTCCTCGTCGTCCAGGCTGAAGTCGAACACCTCGATGTTCTCCTTGATCCGGGAC
The sequence above is drawn from the Streptomyces sp. SAT1 genome and encodes:
- a CDS encoding class I SAM-dependent methyltransferase: MAQEHAGHPGPHHHGHHGHQDDAQGGRPGHHHDHGDLDWAVLAPLLESQAELFAPMYREAMAWLGELAPEPGLIVDAGSGPGVVSCLFAEAFPGARVAAVDGSAPLLELARARAGRLGLADRLTTVTGELPGALDEVGYPADLLWASNSLHHLGDQRAALAAFAERLAPGGTLALLEGGLPARFLPRDIGFGRPGLQARLDAVEAEWFTRMREGLPGSVAETEDWPELLASAGLKPTGTRTFLLDLPAPVSGPARAYVAATLARMREGTAEELAADDLAALDRLLDPEDEASVHRRKDVFVLKAHTVHTAVRTA
- a CDS encoding glycoside hydrolase family 75 protein; the encoded protein is MRVRTLALAAASGAALLAAGVLPANASGATAPRSAQEGSVSAADLLAKVKSCSQISNGKYKTDDETSATVPVCGKNGAVFWKADMDIDCDGQRTTNCNEDRDPWYQDDTRFHQSDGKPLKAESLPYVVVPSSSSIWNYADSGIKGGGVVAVIYNNKVEYAVVGDTGPNKIIGEASYATAKALGIDPDPETGGADSGVTYILFKNSKASPIESHSAAVTLGDQLAKQFIAAN